A region of Rhinoderma darwinii isolate aRhiDar2 unplaced genomic scaffold, aRhiDar2.hap1 Scaffold_538, whole genome shotgun sequence DNA encodes the following proteins:
- the LOC142722915 gene encoding histone H3-like centromeric protein A — protein MKIYYEMRDLRISNLQSDRSIHSLCRGETSHRPSTQRRRRYRPGARALMEIRKYQKSTNLLIQKTPFFRLVREICLKYSRGVFYYWQSTALMALQESAEDFLVSLFEDSYLFSHQANRGTLFVKDMQLARRIRGIPYEL, from the exons atgaagatatattatgaaatgagggATCTAAGAATTTCCAACCTGCAGTCCGACCGCTCTATTCATTCCCTAT gtagaggggaaacaagtcacagaccgagcacgcaacgaagaagacgctaccgcccaggagcccgtgcgctgatggaaataagaaagtaccaaaaatcaaccaatctgctcattcagaaaaccccgtttttccgcctg gtgagagagatctgcctgaagtattcccgcggcgtgttttactactggcaaagcaccgcacttatggcgctacaagag tcagctgaggacttcctcgtgagtctctttgaagattcttacctcttcagtcaccaggccaataggggcactctctttgtgaaggacatgcagctcgcacggagaatccgaggcatcccgtatgaactgtga